In Chiloscyllium plagiosum isolate BGI_BamShark_2017 chromosome 50, ASM401019v2, whole genome shotgun sequence, the DNA window CTCAGGCCCTCAACCAGAATGGGAGTGTGGATAAAGTGTATTTTCATCAACACCAGGctgagaaacagacagacagatgtgTATGCACGTGTGTGAATGGGCTTTCAGCATCCTCTCTAGAAGCATTCTCTGTCGATAAGGCTTGACCAAGAGGTACATTTGGAATTTACATTGTTTGATTATTGCCTTTGCACAGGACAACTATTTAGCAAAAGAATAAATTTGTCCTGCTCAGTTACTCAATGTCCAACTTTGCTTCTATATCTCCACTCAATATCAACTTCATTTCTATATCTGCACTCAATATCAACTTCATATATACTTGTTATAACAATATAACAGCATGATTGATTATTGATTATAACTTTAAAAATGCCTATTCTACACATGGAGTTAATGCAGCTCAAATGTATATTTATTACAAGCATACAGTCTAACCTGCTCTAATCTTATGATAATTGGCTTTGAATAATGGAATTTTCCATCACGGAGGTGGTATGCATTGAGAACAGGGTGAAATAATATAGATTTATATATCGTCAGCTGTGTTTAACTCTTGGATTGAATTGTACTTCAGGAAATTGAGCTCAATGTGTGTCTGACTCAATCCACTCAGACAGTGGAAAGGACATTCTCCTCTCTGACAATGGTAACATACCTGCTGGGTGTGAGAAGCAGCTGGTCACCCTTGGATTGATCCATCAAATATTTGCCTGGAGAAAGACAAAAGAGAGGGCTCCGGTACATCACTAGCAGCTGAGTAGGAAGACATCAAATGATCAATGCAATATTCAGGTCATGATCATtataattctttgtttttgaaCAAGGTAAGGTGAACAGAGCAGAACGTGGTTCCACTCGAGACCTGAGCACCTTCCAGTCTTTTTCTATTTTCGAAATTCAAAATCATTTTCCtaagataaaaataaactaacCAAGAAGTGCACAGCTCCACAAATGGAATGATTGCACAGTTCAATATCCAACTCCCAATACACCAACTGTTGAAAGACGAACACTAGACCATTTCACATGCTTTGAGACGTTTCCCGGTGCCTGCGATATTTACCCTTCACAGGGTTATTACATTTGTTTCTACTGTCCTTTATTTCAATGTCTATTCGCAACAAACAGCGGAAAATAGAAGCCAAACAATGAATTTCCATCAGTGTTTAGGGGATTAAAATCCACAAGAATATCCCTCAGCAGCTTCTTCccgctctgcctccctcagcaggcccacacacagcccgagaaaggcctctctcttccccccagcccgctcactccaagttccgggcccagttcctgctccgctcggcctcttacaaacagcccccggttctccctgaactcaccccgaatcaatcccggtctcggagccccctctgtgtcccaggctcccatcccgatgtgctgctggaaggagcctgctgttccgtcgcttccctgggcgctgatctctccattgcggtctgtttcaaacaaacctcttgcactcactgagtaaatgctcCTCAATGGCAGCGCTGGGGGAGGGTCTCACGCATGCGCTCCTCTCGTAAGAAACAATAAGCATAGGAGGGCAATATTGCGCATGCGCTACTCTCCAAATGCCTCCCAGaaacaaaatgtttttgtttattcactcctGGAACGTGGATGTCGCtggcatttattctccatccctttGAGAAGGGGGTGGTCAGCTACCTTCAGGAACAGTTGTTGTCCATGTGCTGCCCACAATGTCATGAACAGGGAGTTCCAGggtcttggaggagaaagtgaggactgcagatgctggagatcagagctgaaaatgtgttgctggaaaagcgcagcaggtcaggcagcatccaaggaacaggagaatcgacgtttcggcataagccgttattcaggaagggctttcctgaagaagggcttatgcccgaaacgtcgattctcccgctccttggatgctgccctgacctgctgcgcttttccagcaacacattttcagttctagggtcttgatccagtgacagtgaacgaAAGTggctttatttccaagtcagcatggtgagtgtcTGGGGAGAGGAACTTGTCCGATTTCAAGGCGGTATTCCCTGACATCAACTGCCTttatccttttagatggaagtagtcgCGATTTGGAAGGTCTTCCTTTTACAAATTACAAAACTAAAATCTCTTTGTCAGCGGCACAGACAGACTTCTCCCCGGCCGATAGTGAGAAATCAGaacagtgtgttgcctccctggtgccagaaccAAGGACATCTCTGAGAGAGTGCAGGATATTCACAAGGGGGAGTACAGATTGGAACTAACTACATGGGAAGAGAAAGGGATGAAATTCCGAAGGAAGAATAAGGAAGAGAGGCAAGAATTTAGAAAGGAGGTCCTCTccggtagtaatatctagattactcccactGTGACGAGCAAGTGAGGGAAGGAATAAAATGATAGGGCAGAGGAATGCCCAACTCAGGAGCTGTTGCAGGGGAGAGGTGttctcatttttggatcattggaatatcttCTGGGGAAGAAATGACAGGTATAAAAAGGAAGccttgcacctgaattggaagggatctaatatactggtagggacATTTCCTTGAGCTGCTGGGGAGGGGTTAAACTGGtaaggtgtgggggtggggggaggtcagtgggaaccagggagatagtgaaaaaAAAAAGATCTGAGACTGGTAATCAGTAAGTCAAACACCCATGGCTGACAGGAACATAGCAGAGAATGAGATAGGATTGATaacttaaattgcatttatttcaatgcaagaggcctaacagggaaggaggatgaactcaggacatggtcaggaaaaatgggattggaattgtgatatcacagcaattacagagacatggtttgaggatgacacacctggcagcttaatgttccaggaataaaatgttataggaaggatggggggaggggtcAGCAAGAGAAAATGGGGAGTGACATGTTTGGTAAGAGATAAGGTCACACCTTTACTTAGGGATGATATTCCTGGGCTTATATCcatggaaattatttgggtggaactgagaaataagaaagggtttgatcaccttattgggattggacTGTAGATGCCCCAacaatcagcaggaaattgagaaacgaatttgtcaggagatcttaCATCTGCAGGAATAATGGTGTGGCTATGGCAAGGAATTGTAACATTCCAAACATTGTCTAAACtattaagaaattcctctctggGGCTGCCatattgttaagtgtgtacaagaatattttctgattcagtatgtgaatgtaccttctagacaaggtgcaaaacttaatcTACTCTTGGGATATAATGATgtttcagtggggaagcactttggggccagcgaccataattttaatagttttaaaactgtgatggaaaaggatagtcaagatctaaaagttaaatttctaatttggaggaaggccaattttgagagtattatgcaagaactttcaaaagttgactgagggcagatgttcgcaggcaaagtggaaaatgggaagccttcaaaaatgagaaaacaaggatccagagacagtatgtcctgttagggtgaaatgcatgactggtaggtgtaggaaatgctggatgagaaaataagttgaggttttggtctaaataagaaggaagcatattttaGTTAAGTACAGCAGAGGTTGAGTGAATCcttcaaagagtataaaggcagtagggatatacttaagaaggaaatcaaaaGGGCATAAAAATGGACAtaacatagctttggcaaatagtgttaaggaaaattcaaatagattttataaatacatgaaggtcaaaagggtaaccagggaaagaatagggcccagcaaagattagcaaggcagcctatgtgtggaacaacAGGAAATGTGGGAGATACCAAGCAAGTGCTTGCTGAGGAGAAGGAACtggaagagagagaatgtggggaaacagatggtgacagtttgaaaaatgtccataatacagaggaggtgCTATTGGAtgtttttaaatggaaaaagtgCATAAAGCACACCCGATCTGTTGCACCCTGAAATAAAGtgaaaagctagggaagtgattgctgaggtatttgtatcatcaatagtcacaggtgatgtgcaaaaagactggaggctggctaacatggtgccactatttaagaaaggtggtaaggaaaagccagggaactattgaacagtgaatgtcatagagatgtacagtatggaaacagatccaatggtccaaccagtctatgccgaccagatatcccaaccacatctagtcccactttccagcgtccggcccatatccctccaaacccttcctattcatatacccatccaaatgcctcttaaatgttgcaaatgtaccagcctccaccacttcctctggttgctcattacatacacgtaccaccccttgtgtgaaaaagttgccccgtaggtcctaggatcttgccattaagtgtataagtcctgctaagatttactttcccaaaatgcagcacctcgcatttatctgaattaaactccatttgccacttctcagcctattggcccttctggtccagatcctgttgtaatctgaggtaaccctcttcgctgttcactacacctccaattttggtgtcatctgcaaacttactaaatgtacctcttatgtgcgcatccaaatcatttatgtaaatgataaaacatagagaacccagcaccgatcctcgtggcactccactggtcacaggcctccagtctgaaaaacaaccctccatcaccaccaccctctgtcttctacctttgagccacatCGACAGTAGGCAAACAGTTGAAGAGATTCTGAGAGACTGGATTTACATATTTTTGAAAGGCCAGGGTTGATTATGgggagtcaacatggctttctgcgtaGGAAGTCATGTATCTCTGACtcaactgagtttttttgaattgGTGaagaagaggactgatgagggaaaagtggtggatgtgatctatatggccttcaagtaaggcgtttgacagggttccccattggaaattggttagcaagattagatcacatggaatacagggagaaccaaccatttggatacagaacttgttcgaaggtagaagacagagggtggtggtgggatgcttttcagattggaggcctgtgacaagtgctCACTGcatggtccactgcttttcaccatttatataaacgattttaGTTAAAAAAtgacagaacaccaggttatagtccaacaggtttatttggacataCAAACTTTCGGGGTGCTGCCCCTCCTTCAGGTGTctatgttctgaaagcttgtgcttccaaagaaatcggttggactataacccggtgttgtgtgatttttaactttgcacatcccagtccaacacctgcacctccacaatattatgaatgatttggttgtgaagtTGCatgtattgttagtaagtttgcagattacacaaaaattggaggtgtagtgtacagcaaagaaggctacctcagaatacaacaggttcttgatcagatgggccattggaccCAGGAGTGGCATATTGAGTTCAATTTTAATCAGTATGAgctgctgcaatttggaaaggcatatcagggcaggacttacacacttaatagtaaggtcctgtggagtggtgctgaacaaagagaccttggaatgcaggttcactgttccttgaaagtggagttatagttagataggatagcaaagaaggcatttgatattttctctttattgatcagagcttTGATTATGTGACTTTGGAGAATATGTTGTGAGTGTACAGAACATCGTTtatgccatttttggaatattaggtgcaattctggtctatctcctatagaaaggatgttgtgaaacttgaaacggctATTCAAGATAGTTTTTGGTCAAACGAAAAGGCCTACAATTTGGGAAGAAATTTAGCAAAAGACGTGAAGGCTGCAAACATCCAAATTCAGCAAATGACAGCGAAAAGGGATTTGATTAACAAAGAGCAAATGAAGAAAACCGTAACTTTGTGGAAGccattaaagaaaaagaaaatgttgaagcACTAATAAATGTGTAAAGAGAGAAATAGGTTGGTAAAGAGGACCATATGTCACTTACAACATAAaagaggggagttcaaaatttggAACAAAAACATCTTCAAAAATCGCTAACATACTGTTGttttctgttcagagatgttcacATAACTAACACAGTAGTAATGTTGGgagtttagtgagagggaaaaactGAACCAAATCAGTATTATTTGGGAAATGATGTTGGGATAGTGGATAGGATTGAAGGTTGTGAAACACCAGGTCTTGATCATCTACGTCCCAGAGTATTTAATGTAGTGGACTGAGTAATAGTGGATGCAGTGGTGGTCATGTTCCAAGATTCCATAAactctgcagtaatttactcagATTGGGGGTGAGCTAGTGTAAGCAATCCAATGGAAAAGGCAGGTAGGCATAAaattgggaactatagaccagtcagcctgcaGGGAAATATCAAATGAAAGCTTCAATTGCGAAGCATTTGACAAAACAGTATTCAGGATCTGCTGGAGTCAGCATGAacatgaagggcctgttccagtgcaCACTGTTCTGTCTTCTAAGGTTGACAAACCGACTGGCCATCTTTGAGGGTGTAAACAGTAGAGCTGATGAGAGTGTAACAGTTACTGAGGAGAAGAACTGCAACTAACTCCCTGGACACCGCAGCAAAGgctgaaaggaagagaaattcTATCCTTCCACACTTTCTGGCGTGTGACTATGTGAATGTGAATATTGTGTCAGAGAGACTGGAGGCAAACGGCGGACGGTTAGTCTGACgtaactgtgtttgtgtgtccgcTAACATTATGATATTTCCAAGTCTCTCTTATGTAACtcaaaaatatttacaattcaAATTATCTCCCTGCTTCCCTTCTAAACCCCAAAGGTAGATTTGAAGGCAATATATTTGTTAGTTTCAAGATTTCGGTCTAAAAGTAGCGACAATGTCACCGTTCAGCTCAGAGAGCGCCATCAGTGCAGCAGCAAAGTGCGTTTAACTCGACAACGGAGCCGTCATTTCGAGTGAAAACTTTTCAGCCGTAAAGCTTCCCGTGTCAGGGTGAGGAGCGATCGAGCCTGGCTCTCTGGAGATGCGGAATTTCAGAGGAATCGGAGAGTTTAGGCCGTTAGAGAAACACAGAAAGGCAGCAGGAGCAGGGAGCTGACGGCGGGTTGTCCCTGCGCCGTCCGCTCGCTGCCTTGAAGTTGCTCAGTGCCGCCACCAGCAGCTTCATTGCTTACCCAGTTCAGACTGACCCAGAGAGAGATTCAGCGCAGAGTTCTCAACATGAGCGACAGTGCAGCCGCCGAAACGGCTCCGCCAGCCGCCGCTCCTACTAAAGCCAAGGCTCCCAAGAAGAAGGCGGCGGCTCCCAGGAAAAAAACACCCGGTCCCGGGTTGGGAGAGCTGATTCTGAAGGTTGTCGGGGATATCAAGGATCGCAAAGGGGCGTCTCTGTCCGCTGTAAAGAAGGGGCTGGAGAGAAGCGGGATCGATGTGGGAAAGCGAAAGGCACAGATCAAGATGAGTATCAGGAGGTGCCTGGCGAACGGCTCCCTTGTTCTGGTCAAGGGCCATGGCGTCTCCGGCTCCTTCAAACTCCCAAAGAATCCAGTCAAGGCAAAAGCGGGAAAGAAGGCGGGAACATCAGCGGCCGCCAAGAAACCGGCCGTGAAGAAATCACCGGCCAAGAAGGTGACAACGAAGAAATCCCAGGCCAAGAaagcgacagtgaagaaatccCCAGCCAAGAAAGCGATAGCCAAGAAATCCCCAGCCAAGAAAGCGAGCGGCAAGAAGCCGGCACCGCCAAAGAAAGCGGTGAGCAAAGCAGCGCCAAAGAAACGGACTCCCGTGAAGAAGGTGAAAAAGGCCAAGGGCCTTAAAGCCCCCAAATCCCTCAGCAAACCGGCTAAAGGCAAGGCCAAGCCCAAAGCGAAAGTGACCAAGACAGCAGCAAAGAAATGAACCAGTCGATGTAACATATAACCATCTGAACCCAAAGGCTCTTATCAGAGCCACCCACATCTCTCAGGTAAAAGCTGAGCCCGGATCCAATGTTCCTTGTCCCAGCGCCGCGCGCAGACCTACCTCAGTTATTAATCGATCTGAATAACTCAAACACTCATGCCATGGTTTACGAGAGCGCAACCTGTTGAATGCGGAAGGGATCAAATAGGGACGGTCGGGTTTATTGATCTCCATCTGGTTATTTCACTTCGCGACTTATAACCCTACCGAGTCACGAATATGACATATCGTAGTATTTGTATTTCACTGACCCGTTCAGgaattttgttcagttttcaTTCTGGGACGCTGCGCATGTTTTCATGGCGCGTTCCTTCCATCTACCTGCTACAGACAGTAATTCCACATTGGCTTCAGCCTAATTACAATCTgaggataataaaaaaaaacagctaaAGTAAGATTCTGTCCTTTTATCGGTGTACACTGCATTTACTTTTAAGATTTTTAAATTGGCGGGTTGTTTAGATTGATTCACGGCCGGTACAAGTTCGGCTGTTCAGTTGGTCTGGGCTATTCTAAACCCCGCCTTTCCTCCTGCCTGTTACAGACAGATCAGGCAATGATCCCACCTCCTCTCTCCGCTGACAGCTAACTGGGTTTTAAATAATAATAATTACgataaaatattaaattttaacTTAGTTGCAGACGGATGTTTGCGTTTGAATGTTTAATTTAATCTCAGTGTTGTCAGAGTGAATTCGGCGGGAATTTTTAAACTGACCAACTGTCATTTCACGTTCCCCAATCAGTCTCCAACAATTCTTTTCCGTACCTTCCGGAGCTGTTTCTGTGTTGAGGGCTGTATCCTTCTCTGTGTTGAGGGCTGTATCCAATTCCAGATCTCGGGCGGGCTCTCCATTCCCTTAAACAGGCAGCACCGCAGTAGCGTCAGCATTGACAGCAGTGGCATGTGTGTGTTGTAGATATTTGAAGAGAATGGCAGTCTTgagaggagcgtatcagcaaagtgaggcagagactgggcagatggaagctacggtcgctctccatcgcgggaaaaaacctagtcatcaggtgtgaggcactgtcattgctattttacgtggcacaggtctggcctattcccagaacctgtgacCCTGctgtcacccgggccatcttccagtttatatgggaggtcaaagatggaccaggtccgaagggactcgctgtacaaagatctgggcaatgggggaaaaatacacccaatgccaccctcaccctgatgaccacctttgtgtgtggctgcatcaagctgtgcgtggatccccggtacgcaaacaccaagtgtcactacgtactgaggttctacatgtccccggtgttgcaaaggatgggcctggcctcgctgctgcggaacgc includes these proteins:
- the LOC122544528 gene encoding histone H1.2-like, which gives rise to MSDSAAAETAPPAAAPTKAKAPKKKAAAPRKKTPGPGLGELILKVVGDIKDRKGASLSAVKKGLERSGIDVGKRKAQIKMSIRRCLANGSLVLVKGHGVSGSFKLPKNPVKAKAGKKAGTSAAAKKPAVKKSPAKKVTTKKSQAKKATVKKSPAKKAIAKKSPAKKASGKKPAPPKKAVSKAAPKKRTPVKKVKKAKGLKAPKSLSKPAKGKAKPKAKVTKTAAKK